atcaaaataactttatttattgttaaaCTACAAAAACCCTATTGTAAAATcatgatatttttaaaaaaaaaaaaaattttaataaaggaccatatccatttttaaaaaatttggtgGCTCTAACAAAAGgaatctaaaaaattaaatcagagtagagagagagagaaataatagtttataaaaaacactaaatttagaaattattttaaaatttagaaaattgGTCAATGTTTCATTAGGccaaatatataattttttaaataaattcatataaaatcgagtatattattataaattatctttaatttttttttttggtgataTACAATTTGTTTATAGTTgggatttaaaataaaatgaaaaatagtttttttttttttattttattttttatttttattttttttatttattacaaatcaaattaatgtTAGTCggacaattaaaaataaaattttaatttgatgaGGCAGTTGGGAAAGAAGCCATTGTTGCGATACCTATTTTCAGTTGGAATTTGGCAGTATTTAATTATAGAAACATTGTTTGGTCaatgtttatataattaataaatttggaattaattttaatgtataaaaaaatgtttagtTAGTATTGTAttccaattaattaattttatataaatatattaaaattactatACATACCACAACTTTTAAAGGgttaaattgtaaaaataatttgtaaaattttaaaataaatcataaGTTAGTGACTCtatcctattttttttttttttttttaaagaaaaactTGGAATTACTTACTTGTTATTTCTATCTTTGCTCATAAAAATGTAACCATCCATACCCCATGAAGTACCCCATGAGTTTTTAACGATCCAGTAGTTACCAGATGAGGCCTCAACAGCACCTGAGCCTGAACCTGAACCTGAACCTGAACCTGAGCCAGAACCAGAACCTGATGCTGATGCTTGACCAGAAGCAGAGGTTTGACCTGATTGTGAACCGGTGGATTGGCCTGATTGGCTACCTGATTGGGAACCTGATTGAGAACCAGAGGTTGATGAAGCAGCAGATGAAGTTTTacctgatgatgatgatgatgaagctttgcctgatgatgatgatgaagctttacctgatgatgatgaggatgaagTTTTACCAccagttgatgatgatgatgatgatttaccAGATGATGAACCAGATGATGAACTTGAACCTGAACCATAACCAACAACTAAAACACCATGATCAAGTTGGGTTGGAGAACATGCTGGTTCATAGTAGATACCTGATTCATATAATTGGAAGGATTCATTTGAAGCATCAATTGCAACAGAGACTGGAGCATTGTTTGATGCTGATTGTAATGAAGCTTCAGAACCAGAGGTAACATTTTGGTATGAAACAATTTGAGCACCAATGTTTGATGTTTTGAATTTACATTCTTTACCATCTTCGGCAGTGTATGGATAACTACTTTCAGTATCAATACCTTTGTTATTGATGATATATTCAAAGGCAAGAGTCATTAAACCACCTTCACAACCATTGTTACCGTATGATTTTGAACAATCGATCAAGTTTTGTTCAGATAATGAaactaaatctttttttgttCCAGATGCAATAAAGTGAGCACCTTCAGTTGAACCAGTGGTTGAGAATGACCAGCAGCCACCACATTGACcttgatttttaattggtgtgACAGCACCTTGAGCTCTCCAATCAACAGTTGGGGCTGGGGTGGAGAAGATTTTCTCTTCTTCAGTACCAATGAGGGCTGAACCATCGAATGGGGTACCCAAGTAGGTAGTTCTATATTCTTGGTTGGTAATATCAGCGAAAACATTTAAACCCAAAACGGTTTCACCACCTTTTGAATTCCATTGGTGTACATAATCCATATTGGATTTGAAGATTTGATAACGAGCATTAAATTCTTCAGAGGAATAagttctaaaaaaaaaaaaaaaaaaaaaaaattaaaaattaaatccttaattatttgattaattttactatttaattatttttgattatttaatttatttgttttttttttttttttttttttttttatataccTTTGGTGAGCTTGCATCCAGTTGGTGAAAGCATTTCTGTATTGTAATTCAGAGAATTGTTGTTTAGCAGAAGCGTAGCtaactaataataaacaaaggAATGATAAAACTCTCATTTttagtatatatatatttaattgatggtaaaaaaaaaaaaaaacaaaataaaaaactagatttatatttgaaaaaaaaaaaaaaaaacaaaataaaaaactaaaaaacaaaaaaatttaaaaagaaaattcaattgaaaaaaatcagaaaaaaaaatatcttaaaaccctctaatctatttttttaattttcaattttccaCTCAATAGTTTATTTGCAAATTAATTGATGGGTAATTAAGAATTAATTTGCAACAGGTtcgaaattttaattttaaaatttaattttttattattttttttggttagatattattttttttattttattttttttatttttaaatgggatatttgaaataaacagaatttttaaagaaaagttatgttaatattttctttttaaaaatttaataaatatcaaaattaaaaagtgataaaagtttaaagaacattttattttttttagttctttaatcatttttctttttttctccattctttaattttttttttttttttttttttttttttttttttttttttttgggaaattcaacaacagtGTGGATTTCAATTTcgctctttttttttttctctatttacccacactttttttttggatttagAAACCtcgaaaaaattattattatttttttttttttaagtgtaaagcttcaattaaaaaatatattaaatataattaaaaaactatataaatttcattgatttttcaggaaaataaaaaaaaaagaaactaatcttaaaaaaaaaaaaaaaaaaaaaaaaaaaaaaaaaaaaaaatataaaaataatgtaaaaataattgaaaataaaaaaaaataaaataaaaaaaaatattttttcgAAAATTTTGAACGTTAGTCATATGACACATAATTTTTTCgcttgaaatattttttttttttttttttttttttgatttttgccATACaaccaacaattacaacaaaagAGTTActatttattactttttttttgaatattaaaaaaaaaaaaaaaaaaaagaaattatataaatagaccaaaattatttattaatatactagagatttttaattaaatctttaaaaaaaaaaaaaactaaaaaaaacaaaaaaaaaaaaactaaaaaactaaaaaactaaaaaaactaaaaaaactaaaaaactaaaaaactaaaaaactaaaaaaaaaaaaaaaaaaaaataaaatgaacaTCGAAATTGGAAATAAGTCTAAAGTTTTATTAACTAGATTATTATCTCAACATGTAAACAAACAACATATATTACGATATAGTACCACcaataaaaaaccaatacCATCTTATAAAAGCAAAACatttttgaataataataataataaccacaacaatgaaaataataaaagatacTTTAGATCAACTTCACCAATACTTTCAGAGAAAAGAGATTTATATGAAGTTTTAGGAGTTTCAAGAGATGCTTCAAAacaagatattaaaaaagcaTTTTATGCTGTaagtatttaataaataatatatatttcttaattgtttataaaaaattgacaaatagtaacaataatattaatttatttattttagttaGCAAAAAAATATCATCCAGATACAAATAGAGATGACCCAAATGCACATAAAACATTTGCAGAGATTAGTAATGCCTATGATGTATTATATGATGATAAAAAGAGATCAGTTTATGATACAGCAGGACATCAAGGAGCAACACAAGAGAATATGGAACATGGTGGATTCCCAGGTGGTATGGGTGGTCAAAATGTTAATCTTGAAGATTTATTTGGAGGTGGATTCGATTTGAATGATTTATTTGGTggcggtggtggtggtggtggcggTAAAAAGAGTTCAGTAGGTGCAGATATGGAAGTTAATTTACATTTAGATTTTATGGAAGCAGTGAATGGTGCAGAGAAGGATATTTCATTCTATGGTGGTACAAAGTGTACACCATGTGATGGTAGCGGAGCAAAACCAGGCACAAAGCCACAAACTTGTAAACAATGTGGTGGTACAGGTTCTCAAACTCGTTCCAATGGTTTCTTCCATATGGCAACCAATTGTCGTGCATGTAAAGGTACAGGTAAGGTCATTAAAGAACCATGTTCAAGTTGCAAAGGTAAGGGTATCACTCAAGGCGAACGTACCGTTAACATCAAAGTACCAGCAGGTATTAACAATGGTACCACCATCAAATTGGCCGGTGAGGGTGAACCTTCAAAAACTGGTCGTCGTGGTAATCTCTTTGTTCATATCACAGTATCTGAACATGAATTATTTAGACGTCAAGGTAACGATATTCATTTGGATGTTCCAATAACAATTTCTCAAGCTATCCTTGGTGATACAGTTTCAATTCCAACTCTATCTGGTGAAGTCGAACTTAAAGTACCAAAAGGTACTCAACCAAATGAAAAACGTGTACTCAAAGGTAAAGGTGTACGTTTTGTAAATTCAACAGAATTTGGTTCACAATTTGTTCACTTTATCGTTTCAATacctaaaaatattaatcaaaAGCAACAAGAACtcattaaagaatttgaccaagaagaaaaaaaaaataatggtcCATTAGATAGTTTATCTCATCCAGTTTTATCTTTTTGGAATAAAGCAATGAAAAGATGGAGagattattcaaataaatttaagaaataaaaaaaaaaaaaaattaaaaaaagatatatctcatatatatatataaaaaaaaaaaaaacaaataaaaaaaaaaataagtaataaaattaatttttacaattattaaaaaaaaaaaaaatatataatttttttaaaatttaattatttatttaaattggaaAAGTAATATatctattcatttttttatattaaaaatatcaaattattctacatataattttttttttttataattattctaaattaaaaattacaatgataattaaaatttgaaataaataaataatatttttttttattttatataaataattattcattattattattattattattattattattattattattattattattattattattattattattattattattattattattattattattattatttattgaatcaattCTATTAAAATAAGAATCGGacttttctttaatttctttatagaTTGGATTTGATTGAATACGTGATTGATACTCATTTGAAGAGGCAACATCAGAAGCCTGTTTTCTAAGcataacaaataaataatgacaAAATTGAGTGgtaacaaaatttaaaagccATTTTGGAAGTAATTGCATATTTGGATCAGTGAGAGAAACAACTTGAACATAAGTTTGTGTTGCTGATATTGGTTTAATTGTAAAACCTGATATTTCAGATTTTGCTCTTACTGTATTACCTTTAACTTGTGGTATAATTGTTTCTGCATATTTTAAACTTGTATTTCCAATTAAATCTTGATCTCTAATTGATCTTGAAACAACAACGACTTGATTTTCTTCCTCTAACATATCAACACCATATCCATATAaacacttttttattttttttatatttttttatttttttttatattttaattaaacaaaataaaataaggtattaatattacataTAAATTAacttaatatatatatatatatataataaatatagaaattaaattaattatttacaatatctCTATCATTAACTGGCCAAGGACAACTTGCTTTACAATaaattaatcttttaaaacGATCatcttgatttaaaattttagattcTAATAATCTTGGTATCCAAGTATAATATAAATCTGCCTCCATAATGATTGAACAAACATTGAATATTGGTTGATCAATAATACCTTCAATTCTAACACTATGAATACCTGAACCATGTTCTTTATACATTGAATGAATACCATCAACTGTTTGAATTGATTGCCATCcctctaaaaaaaaaaaaaaataataaattaataaaattataattttttttttttttttttttaattataaaaattaaaaaaaataaaaaaataaaaataaaaataataatacacacGAGATTTATAATCTGGTGATAAAACTTTAAGTAAATCTTCAATTTCGATAGCttcttgttttaattttattaatctttcttctgattttattttttttattaatgtttctaattttaaataaagttcattatcattatcattattattattatttttattattattatcatcatcattattattattattatatgtaCAAATGAGAttgttttgaattatttcaaatagttgttctaattttaataaattgttaTAAGCGGATCTAAGTTTTTCTAAATTACAAAGTGTAATGATTTCAGTATATTGGTTCTCTACATCCtctaaataattgattattttggttGTTAAATTATAGTCTTTAACTGTAATGTTATCACCACTATttatcattctttttttttttttaaactaaaaaagaaaaaaaaaagttgttaTGTTTTAAcgatttcaaaaaaaaaaaaaaaaaaaaataaaaaaaaaaataaattaaaaaaaataaaaatcgaaaaaaataacaggggttaaataataaaataataaaaattctaatATCATATTGTAACAACATTTTTTAGatataattttatcttttttaattttatttaattttttttttttactttttggATTGATCTTCCTTTCATATTGAAGGCAATATGAGAACGAATAccagaaacaaaaaaaaaataaaaaaaaaaagaaaataaaataaaaaataaaaaataaaaaaaacaagtaatcaaaaaaatttaaataacaatCATTTTtggtttataaataaaaaaaaaaaaatctataaaataaaataattttcataatAAATCTGAACTGtgcttttaaataaatatcttttttttttttttttattttttttttggaataaaatttaaattaaattttattttattttaattttttttattttttttttcatttaaaaaaagaaaagtttttttaatttttctttttcctttttttttttttttttttcatagtgttaattaaataaaaaaaaaaagatgtcAAGTGCTCAAAAAATTGTTGATAAAGTAGACCAACTTCACCTCGAACGTGAGTTTGTAAAGATTTCAGAATTATTAACTGAAGGTCACAAACAATATCCAGAAGATGTCGAGATAATGTGGAGACTTGCCAGATCATACTTTGACAAGAATGAAGAAGTCGCtaataaagatgaaaagaaaaaactcATTGAACAAGCTTTAGAACTTACCAACAAAGCCTCAACTATTAACCCAAATCATTGGGCTGTTCATAAAGTAATGattaatcattattattttattttttttaaaaaaaaaatacatattttactaattttttttttttttttttttttttttctattctAAAAGTGGTTagcaattttaatttcagcTTTAGGTGATCATATTTCATCAAAAGAAAAGATTGCAAATGcattcaaaatcaaagatCATGCAGTCAAagcaaatgaattaaaaccaAATGATGCAACCACATTACATTTATTAGGTCGTTGGTGGTATGTtttataacaataacaacaacaacaacaacaacaacaacaacaacaacaacaacaacaacaacaacaacaacaacaacaacaacaacaacaacaacaacaataataacaattaaaacaaatattatttagcaatttaaaattttactaattccttttatattttttccaATAGTTTCTCAATTTCCTCAATTGGTTGGATTGAAAGAACTGCCGCCAGCGCTTTGTTTGGAACCCCACCAACATCAACTTATGATGAAGCTTTGACTTACTTTTTAGAAGCATACAAATGTGACCCAACCAACATTCGTAACGCCCTCTTCACTGGTGACACCTATGCTGCCCTTAAAGATAATGCCAAAGCTAAAGAGTTTTACAAAATTGCTGCTGCAATCGAACCAAAATcagaatttgataaaaatttagtCAAAGAAGCCCAAAATAAagctaaataaataaatatttaaattttattatttgtataaaaaaaaaaaaaaaaaaaaaaaaaaatattatgtaGCCCAccaaagttttaaaaaatttatatatttgttaaacaaatcaataaagcaattttttttatacaacaataattttattatatgtttctttttttttattaaactttttttttttttatttatttattttttttatttgtttttttttttttttatttggaattGAATCTACAAAGGCTTTGTACAAGttgaactattatttaattagtgatatattttttttagtttgtaTTTATGACTGTATtttgttgatggtgatgattaaACATTTTATTGAATGAAAATTCCAAATTTCCACAATCATCATTTCTGTTATTAATCAtcgaattatttaatgatgagAATGAAGAAGAAGGTGAAGAGAGTTCTGaagaattattttgttgttgattttgttgttgttgttgttgttgttgttgttgttgttgttgattttgttgttctttttgaACTGATAAACTAAGCAAAAGTCtcgatttaattttaaataataataattgcaaattattaataccaaACAAATAGCCATCATCTTCTTGAGcttctttttcaataattggaATAGCATGGGCAAAGTCAATCATTTTTACAGCATTTTGTATAAATTTAGAAGGTTGAGGTTTACTACCGCTAAAGTTACCACTATTGCTTCTAGTACTACGATTACTTGGCATTTCATCAGAATCAGAATCTAAATCACTTGATACACAAGAGTCATCAATCTCTTCTTCGCTACCAAATGAATGAAATCCATCTTCCATATCTTCAAtcatactattattactactaataCAACTATTTGACTctaaacttttatttatatttctttgaatactaatactattactaacactaataataatattatcattattgttattattattattactattgttttCTACACTATTGGTATATGAATCAGTTGAACTTTGAATATTTGAGTCCaaaatatttgtaattgGAGATTGTGATGGAGTTGTTGTACaagatgatgaagttgaATCAATATCACTAAATCCAATATTCATACAATCACTAATAatactatttatattactgttattattattattattattattattattattattattattactactattatttatattattaatattattgattaatgattgatttaatatttcatttggTTTGCCTtcatatataattaataaactactactatatattttaaatggaAATGggtcatttttatttgataaaatacctaaaattattttttttaaaaaaaatatttatatattagttttggtttttattattattttttttttttgctcataaaaaaaaataaaacatacaTTCAATTTGACCCAATTTTTCAAGGATCGATTCGATAAGATTAATTCTTTGTAAATGAAAATCGCaactaataaaatttttattgttgttaaaattatcattactattattaatattattattattattattaaaaaacatattaCTTGTAAAGAAATGAAATAAACTTTCTTCAAGAGTATTTCCATCTAAAGTTCTTCCAAAGTAACGATCAAATGTAATCATTTCACCTAATTGAGGACAATAAATTTTCATCCCACAGACTCTAATACCATGAGAAGTTGAAGTGGTAGAGGAACAAATGACACCTCTTTGTCTAGttccaattttaatatctacAATACATGGAGAGTTATAACTCGATGTAAGATCGGACAAAACTATATATTTTTGTTGAGTACCACTAGGATGTTTACATTctttaaccttttttttatttttattattaataatattactataatttatttgttgttggttaCTCATATAAGATTGTTGTGATGATTTTGGTGAGCCAAGTGAaggtttttgttgttgttgttgttgttgttgttgttgttgttgttgttgttgttgttgttgttgttgttgttgggcTTCTTGGTTTTGAGATTGATCAAGATCTGTAACtatatcattttttgattttaaaacctCAACTACACCAAAAAAATTGGCTAAAAATggtgaaataaaaaaactatgaatattattttttaattgtgaaaattcataaaattgtaattctCTGTTAATTAATGGTTTGCATATATTACCATTAACTGAAAGCATTGCTGAATGACCTCCAACTTGATGAGGAAATTGATCAATCTtcatactattattatcactattattttcattttccatattattactattattattattattattattattattattattattattattattattattattattattattattattattattattattattat
This region of Dictyostelium discoideum AX4 chromosome 3 chromosome, whole genome shotgun sequence genomic DNA includes:
- the I6KA gene encoding inositol phosphate kinase (InsP6 kinase); the protein is MHIFYLVNSKKSKVNNSESFIKDDRKYNLEIDLNNNNNNNNNNNNNNNNNNNNNNNNNNNNNNNNNNNNNNNNNNNNNNNNNNNSNNMENENNSDNNSMKIDQFPHQVGGHSAMLSVNGNICKPLINRELQFYEFSQLKNNIHSFFISPFLANFFGVVEVLKSKNDIVTDLDQSQNQEAQQQQQQQQQQQQQQQQQQQQQQKPSLGSPKSSQQSYMSNQQQINYSNIINNKNKKKVKECKHPSGTQQKYIVLSDLTSSYNSPCIVDIKIGTRQRGVICSSTTSTSHGIRVCGMKIYCPQLGEMITFDRYFGRTLDGNTLEESLFHFFTSNMFFNNNNNNINNSNDNFNNNKNFISCDFHLQRINLIESILEKLGQIECILSNKNDPFPFKIYSSSLLIIYEGKPNEILNQSLINNINNINNSSNNNNNNNNNNNNNNSNINSIISDCMNIGFSDIDSTSSSCTTTPSQSPITNILDSNIQSSTDSYTNSVENNSNNNNNNNDNIIISVSNSISIQRNINKSLESNSCISSNNSMIEDMEDGFHSFGSEEEIDDSCVSSDLDSDSDEMPSNRSTRSNSGNFSGSKPQPSKFIQNAVKMIDFAHAIPIIEKEAQEDDGYLFGINNLQLLLFKIKSRLLLSLSVQKEQQNQQQQQQQQQQQQQNQQQNNSSELSSPSSSFSSLNNSMINNRNDDCGNLEFSFNKMFNHHHQQNTVINTN
- the cprD gene encoding cysteine protease 4 produces the protein MRVLSFLCLLLVSYASAKQQFSELQYRNAFTNWMQAHQRTYSSEEFNARYQIFKSNMDYVHQWNSKGGETVLGLNVFADITNQEYRTTYLGTPFDGSALIGTEEEKIFSTPAPTVDWRAQGAVTPIKNQGQCGGCWSFSTTGSTEGAHFIASGTKKDLVSLSEQNLIDCSKSYGNNGCEGGLMTLAFEYIINNKGIDTESSYPYTAEDGKECKFKTSNIGAQIVSYQNVTSGSEASLQSASNNAPVSVAIDASNESFQLYESGIYYEPACSPTQLDHGVLVVGYGSGSSSSSGSSSGKSSSSSSTGGKTSSSSSSGKASSSSSGKASSSSSSGKTSSAASSTSGSQSGSQSGSQSGQSTGSQSGQTSASGQASASGSGSGSGSGSGSGSGSGAVEASSGNYWIVKNSWGTSWGMDGYIFMSKDRNNNCGIATMASFPTASSN
- a CDS encoding heat shock protein DnaJ family protein produces the protein MNIEIGNKSKVLLTRLLSQHVNKQHILRYSTTNKKPIPSYKSKTFLNNNNNNHNNENNKRYFRSTSPILSEKRDLYEVLGVSRDASKQDIKKAFYALAKKYHPDTNRDDPNAHKTFAEISNAYDVLYDDKKRSVYDTAGHQGATQENMEHGGFPGGMGGQNVNLEDLFGGGFDLNDLFGGGGGGGGGKKSSVGADMEVNLHLDFMEAVNGAEKDISFYGGTKCTPCDGSGAKPGTKPQTCKQCGGTGSQTRSNGFFHMATNCRACKGTGKVIKEPCSSCKGKGITQGERTVNIKVPAGINNGTTIKLAGEGEPSKTGRRGNLFVHITVSEHELFRRQGNDIHLDVPITISQAILGDTVSIPTLSGEVELKVPKGTQPNEKRVLKGKGVRFVNSTEFGSQFVHFIVSIPKNINQKQQELIKEFDQEEKKNNGPLDSLSHPVLSFWNKAMKRWRDYSNKFKK